Proteins from a genomic interval of Toxoplasma gondii ME49 chromosome Ia, whole genome shotgun sequence:
- a CDS encoding triacylglycerol lipase (encoded by transcript TGME49_293240) codes for MPGVASCEFLNEVAASAYFDLPRTESAAAERRMASLSNLPNTELQTHFSRPPDSSKQQPAPRGKPSIPRLDRVGEPHRPASSRSKSGSLSCAEAPWPHRRLPGTPVGCTDTVGRGSKLRTEEPSGRGNRDAARPRDSRTPSSSSNASSSLSSPFKSPSKSVRTSSSAVGACLEAGPRRATSLFAYVCSGLLFSRSFFSGLVFSRMMHWCVASALRFLLLKLLQLQRRRFLEVCCDPTQRFTHILSGGRLKAERHSVRTADGYEIFFYRLARVSRHCCHTAAPRCCGASSVHASGREGGGTSPCRCASVCSASRDENALGACGCLQAPATSATGPCPSPVISRRVLPHPGPPACEVSLPADDDEAASGVCTPETPRETSETPSLEDSEVREACNIGSRRCVEGSEKGGGCSDVATPRSAPGGGERGSEGDQFPSVEFGGVLQQAFCRERNAQEEERPLVFLQHGLLESSLNWVSGGAESLAFLLVENGCDVWLGNNRGNEYVRFLQAEQHENECLPSPAAGKAKETQSSTPQTPAARAGLSAETADESGELESVSFHEDAPGTRCLFNSASSHDEGASLRDCEAAAESEKRRSLCASGLADWAEQRLWETVSPDTVASSAHVGPPRGSACSQLCCQCTGLTAFPAIPAASSSAEEQRILGAACVEAAGTLLRLLRCSQPCRRRQARRPSAATSGFETSESASRFPSPPQSRQRLFSCRRVGGRARETSAEEQPASSECSTQVSPSLASPAPEVSCLGEDDRGVCTPPHSGWWPLPHRRRHPAAGECGDSDAHAVSQESRDCFPPFSSISAASAQTWTFHDMAEFDVPAMLHHILSLPASVGGGVLPGQQTSEPRRLRKVWAFGQSQGAAQLLALTSTFPGVCLLVHSLVLFSPPVVLHPLSSLSLSTQLLISLGLRHPASLLRGIKVAEALFPSPALSIFGDCVAGHRLMGFYTGDIAWQQRCINFKFTPSGGTSKLNFQHWLGIMHGGEPLGRRVRTPEARRRREAEARREHALHVLEKVADEGDAAPGPAAYPLENITCPVHAFFGGKDNLVNAEASVAYLSECVDRNLLSVDFWPDAGHLDFGWARARRWDLYPDLVRRILSHS; via the exons ATGCCCGGAGTGGCATCTTGCGAGTTTCTGAACGAAGTTGCCGCGTCTGCGTATTTCGACCTGCCCCGCACAGAGTCCGCGGCAGCCGAGAGACGAATGGCCTCGCTTTCGAACCTTCCAAACACTGAACTGCAGACGCATTTCTCTCGACCTCCAGACTCGAGCAAGCAGCAGCCTGCGCCGCGAGGAAAGCCCTCGATCCCAAGACTCGACAGAGTCGGTGAACCTCACCGGCCGGCCTCTTCGCGCTCAAAGTCCGGCTCATTGTCTTGTGCTGAAGCCCCTTGGCCACACAGGCGACTGCCGGGGACGCCCGTCGGCTGCACAGACACAGTAGGCCGAGGCTCGAAGCTTCGAACTGAAGAGCCTTCCGGACGCGGAAACCGAGACGCCGCGCGTCCTCGCGACTCTCGcactccttcctcttcttccaacgcttcttcttctctttcgtctcctttcaaGTCTCCTTCCAAGTCTGTCCGtacctcgtcttctgctgtcgGCGCCTGTCTGGAAGCGGGACCGAGGAGAGCTACGTCGCTCTTCGCTTACGTGTGCAGCGgccttttgttttctcgcagcttcttctcgggTCTGGTCTTCAGCCGGATGATGCACTGGTGCGTCGCGTCTGCCCTGCGGTTTCTCCTTCTGAAACTTCTCCAGCTTCAGCGTCGGCGCTTCCTTGAAGTCTGCTGTGACCCCACACAGAGGTTCACACACATCCTCTCTGGCGGCCGCCTCAAGGCGGAGCGCCacagtgtacgtacagccgaCGGGTATGAGATCTTCTTCTACCGCCTCGCGAGGGTTTCGCGACACTGCTGCCACACTGCCGCGCCGCGCTGCTGCGGTGCCTcgagtgtgcatgcatctggcagagaaggcggcggcaCTTCGCCGTGTCGATGCGCCTCCGTCTGTTCCGCGTCGAGAGATGAAAACGCGTTGGGCGCTTGTGGATGCCTCCAAGCCCCAGCGACCTCGGCGACTGGCCCGTGTCCGTCGCCGGTGATCAGCCGACGCGTGTTGCCCCATCCGGGGccgcctgcatgcgaagTGAGTCTCCCCGCGGATGACGACGAAGCCGcttcgggtgtatgtacacccgagactCCGCGGGAGACTTCGGAGACGCCGTCTCTGGAGGACTCCGAGGTGCGAGAAGCATGCAACATCGGCTCGCGTCGTTGTGTagaaggcagcgagaaaggaggggGCTGTTCGGATGTAGCGACACCCCGCTCTGCACCAGGTGGTGGGGAGCGTGGTTCGGAAGGGGATCAGTTTCCGTCTGTTGAATTTGGTGGCGTTCTCCAGCAGGCTTTCTGCAGGGAGCGAAACgcgcaagaggaagagcgaccgTTAGTTTTTCTCCAGCATGGACTACTGGAGTCCTCGCTGAACTGGGTGAGTGGCGGCGCAgagtctctcgccttcttgctCGTCGAAAACGGCTGCGACGTCTGGCTCGGGAACAACCGGGGGAACGAGTacgttcgttttctgcaggCTGAACAACACGAGAACGAATGCCTGCCCTCGCCCGCGGCCGGcaaagcgaaggagacgcagagctcGACCCCGCAGACACCCGCGGCTCGTGCGGGGCtgtctgcggagacagctgacGAGTCTGGGGAATTGGAAAGCGTCAGTTTCCACGAGGACGCTCCTGGGACCCGGTGTCTCTTCAACTCGGCAAGCAGTCACGATGAgggcgcctctctccgcgaCTGCGAAGCTGCTGCAGAGTCAGAGAAAAGGCGTAGCCTCTGCGCCAGCGGCCTGGCGGACTGGGCTGAGCAACGACTGTGGGAGACAGTCTCTCCGGACACAGTGGCCTCCTCGGCCCATGTCGGCCCGCCTCGaggcagcgcatgcagccagcTGTGTTGCCAGTGCACAGGTTTGACTGCGTTTCCTGCGATTCCCGCGGCCAGCTCCTCGGCTGAAGAGCAGCGAATCCTCGGAGCTGCTTGTGTGGAGGCGGCGGGGACTCTCCTGCGCCTGCTGCGGTGCAGCCAGCCGTGCAGAAGACGCCAGGCGCGGCGTCCGAGTGCGGCAACTTCCGGATTCGAGACCAGCGAATCTGCGTCTCGATTTCCATCCCCTCCACAGTCGAGACAGCGCCTGTTTTCCTGCAGAAGAGTCGGGGGtcgggcgagagagacgagcgcAGAGGAACAGCCTGCGTCGTCGGAGTGCAGCACTCAAGTGTCTCCAAGTCTCGCGAGCCCCGCGCCGGAAGTCTCTTGCCTCGGAGAGGACGAtcgcggtgtatgtacacctcctCACAGTGGTTGGTGGCCGCTCCCGCACCGGCGACGACACCCGGCAGCGGGAGAATGTGGCGACtcagacgcgcatgcagtttcgcAGGAGTCGCGGGACTGTTTTCCGCCCTTCTCGTCGAtctctgcggcttctgcgcAAACGTGGACGTTCCACGACATGGCCGAGTTCGACGTACCTGCGATGCTGCACcacattctctctcttccggcTTCCGTCGGCGGCGGGGTGTTGCCAGGCCAACAGACTTCAGAGCCGCGACGTCTGAGGAAAGTGTGGGCGTTCGGCCAGTCGCAAGGAGCTGCGCAGTTGCTGGCCTTGACGAGCACCTTCCCCGgagtctgtctcctcgtccacTCGCTCgtgctcttctcgccgccggTCGTCTTGcatcctctctcctctctgtcgctctctacGCAGCTGCTGATCTCCCTTGGGCTGAGACACCCGGCGTCGCTGCTGAGAGGCATCAAAGTCGCGGAGGCGCTCTTCCCTTCGCCGGCGCTGTCGATCTTTGGAGACTGCGTGGCGGGGCACAGACTCATGGGCTTCTACACTGGAGACATCGCCTGGCAGCAGAGATGCATCAACTTCAAGTTCACGCCCAGTGGCGGAACGAGCAAACTGAACTTCCAGCACTGGCTCGGCATCATGCATGGCGGCGAGCCTCTGGGCCGgcgtgtacgtacacccgaggcGCGACGGCGCCGCGAGGCCGAGGCGCGGCGCGAACATGCGCTACACGTTCTGGAGAAAGtcgcagacgaaggagacgccgcgcCAGGCCCCGCCGCCTACCCTCTAGAAAACATCACCTGccccgtgcatgcatttttcGGCGGAAAAGACAACCTCGTCAACGCAG aagcgTCGGTGGCGTACCTCTCCGAGTGTGTGGACAGAAACCTTTTGTCGGTTGACTTTTGGCCAGACGCGGGACATCTCGATTTCGGCTGGGCGCGCGCCCGCCGGTGGGACCTTTATCCGGACCTCGTTCGGCGAATTCTTTCTCATTCTTGA